The Corynebacterium comes genome window below encodes:
- a CDS encoding MogA/MoaB family molybdenum cofactor biosynthesis protein, with product MTRTGIVLVASTRAARGDYPDRSGPILVDFLRAQGVDTPDARVVADVDIDGAVDRALAENPSVLLTSGGTGVTPDDRTVDVVAPLLDRELPGIVQAFYHRGSATVPTAVLSRAVAGVAGSTFVMTLPGSTGGARDGSTVLEPILTHLLDQLEGHHEH from the coding sequence ATGACCCGAACCGGCATCGTTCTCGTCGCCTCCACCCGGGCCGCCCGCGGGGACTACCCCGACCGCTCCGGCCCGATCCTCGTCGATTTTCTGCGCGCCCAGGGTGTGGACACCCCGGACGCCCGGGTGGTCGCGGACGTGGACATCGACGGGGCCGTCGACCGAGCCCTGGCGGAGAACCCCTCGGTGCTGCTGACCTCAGGTGGCACGGGGGTCACGCCGGACGACCGTACCGTCGACGTCGTCGCCCCGCTGCTCGACCGGGAACTGCCCGGCATCGTCCAGGCCTTCTACCACCGGGGGTCGGCGACTGTGCCCACGGCGGTGCTCTCCCGCGCGGTCGCCGGGGTGGCGGGGTCGACCTTCGTCATGACACTGCCCGGCTCCACCGGCGGCGCCCGGGACGGCTCGACCGTGCTGGAGCCGATCCTCACTCACCTTCTCGACCAGCTGGAGGGACACCATGAACACTGA
- the hisC gene encoding histidinol-phosphate transaminase translates to MIRPDLSAMPAYVPGTRQPDALKLSSNEVTTTPLPAAVRAMAEAAAGANRYPDMFATDVKQALAENLGLEANQIAVGCGSSALCQQLVQITATPGDEVIFPWRSFEAYPIFARVVGATPVAVPLLHDGRHDLDAMADAISERTRLIFLCSPNNPSGTVITQGEFDEFMAKVPADVVVGLDEAYFEYNRAEDTVVATEAINRYPNVVGLRTFSKAYGLAGVRIGYAFGSPELISALDKMAIPFGVSSVAQAGALASLDAADELLERTEETVVQRDRVADALGARRSEANFIWLPGVDSTDVAERLAAQGVLVRAFPEGVRITVTTRAETDQLLEAWRAAGL, encoded by the coding sequence ATGATCCGCCCTGACCTCTCCGCAATGCCCGCCTACGTCCCCGGTACCCGCCAGCCGGATGCGCTCAAGCTCTCCTCGAATGAGGTCACCACGACCCCGCTGCCGGCCGCCGTCCGGGCCATGGCCGAGGCCGCGGCGGGAGCCAACCGCTACCCGGACATGTTCGCCACCGACGTCAAGCAGGCCCTGGCGGAGAACCTGGGGCTGGAGGCCAACCAGATCGCCGTCGGCTGCGGCTCCTCTGCCCTGTGCCAGCAGCTGGTGCAGATCACCGCCACCCCGGGCGATGAGGTCATCTTCCCGTGGCGCAGCTTCGAGGCGTACCCGATCTTCGCCCGGGTCGTGGGCGCGACGCCGGTCGCGGTCCCGCTTCTCCACGACGGCCGCCACGACCTCGACGCCATGGCCGACGCGATCTCGGAGCGCACCCGGCTGATCTTCCTGTGCAGCCCGAACAACCCCTCCGGAACCGTGATCACGCAGGGTGAGTTCGACGAGTTCATGGCGAAGGTCCCGGCTGACGTTGTGGTGGGACTCGATGAGGCCTACTTCGAGTACAACCGCGCCGAGGACACCGTCGTGGCCACCGAGGCCATCAACCGGTACCCGAATGTCGTCGGCCTGCGCACGTTCTCCAAGGCCTACGGCCTGGCGGGGGTGCGCATCGGTTATGCGTTCGGCTCGCCGGAACTGATCAGTGCCCTGGACAAGATGGCCATCCCCTTCGGCGTGAGCTCCGTGGCCCAGGCCGGGGCGCTCGCCAGCCTCGACGCCGCCGACGAACTGCTGGAACGCACCGAGGAGACCGTCGTGCAGCGCGACCGCGTGGCTGACGCGCTCGGCGCACGCCGCAGCGAGGCCAACTTCATCTGGCTGCCGGGTGTGGATTCGACGGATGTCGCGGAGCGTCTCGCCGCGCAGGGCGTGCTGGTCAGGGCCTTCCCGGAGGGCGTACGCATCACGGTGACCACCAGGGCCGAGACCGATCAACTGCTTGAGGCGTGGCGTGCCGCCGGTCTGTGA
- a CDS encoding aminotransferase class V-fold PLP-dependent enzyme, with amino-acid sequence MAYDVARVRGQYVSLGDGWTYLNAHQCPQIPERVSAAVSRSFRLAGSVAEAETSSGSHSRAHEPGRLEGALLLDSARTAVADLCGATPDRVVLGPSLPALYISLARAMRPLLRSTSSAVLSGLDHPDLVSPFEETGVRIRRAQPDLGTGTLPASQYTELVDGSTRLVALSAAQRYLGTVAPVAEIVERTRARSRAWVLVDVSSYAPYRPLDVGEWDADIVALDVGALGGPQVAALVFRDTAMFRRLNPVLNIPVSPALAGGVPTLVDVIADQTGPGGTRRTRLQRAMGEMSGYLQALTEELQQFLGALPAVHILGVTGEAGDGGRSDRIPRLSFAVRGVPARTVHQRLLDNGLVTTILPPAQLFIDMGVDEVGGAVTISLSPYTTRHDLEHLTRVVASLA; translated from the coding sequence ATGGCCTATGACGTCGCCCGGGTGAGAGGGCAGTACGTGTCTCTCGGCGACGGGTGGACCTACCTCAACGCGCACCAGTGCCCGCAGATCCCTGAGCGGGTATCGGCGGCGGTGTCCCGGTCCTTCCGCCTGGCCGGCAGCGTCGCCGAAGCGGAGACATCCTCCGGTTCCCATTCCCGCGCGCACGAGCCCGGTCGCCTCGAGGGCGCCCTGCTTCTCGACTCCGCCCGCACCGCCGTCGCCGACCTCTGTGGCGCCACCCCGGACCGCGTCGTTCTGGGGCCCAGCCTGCCCGCCCTCTACATTTCGCTGGCCCGCGCCATGCGTCCGTTGCTCCGTTCGACCTCCTCGGCGGTGCTCTCCGGCCTGGACCATCCCGACCTGGTCTCCCCCTTCGAGGAGACCGGCGTGCGAATCCGTCGGGCTCAGCCCGACCTGGGCACGGGCACGCTGCCGGCCTCGCAGTACACCGAACTCGTGGACGGCTCCACCCGACTCGTCGCGCTCTCCGCCGCCCAGCGCTACCTGGGCACCGTCGCGCCCGTGGCTGAGATCGTCGAACGCACCCGCGCCCGCTCCCGGGCCTGGGTGCTTGTCGACGTCTCCTCCTACGCCCCCTACCGCCCCCTCGACGTGGGCGAGTGGGACGCCGACATCGTCGCACTGGACGTCGGGGCCCTCGGTGGCCCCCAGGTTGCGGCCCTGGTATTCCGGGACACCGCAATGTTCCGACGCCTCAATCCCGTCCTGAACATCCCCGTCTCGCCCGCGCTCGCCGGCGGCGTACCCACCCTGGTGGACGTCATCGCCGACCAGACCGGCCCCGGCGGAACCCGACGCACCCGGCTGCAGCGTGCCATGGGGGAGATGTCCGGGTACCTGCAGGCCCTGACCGAGGAACTGCAGCAGTTCCTCGGTGCCCTGCCGGCCGTGCACATCCTCGGCGTGACCGGCGAGGCCGGCGACGGCGGACGCTCCGACCGGATCCCCCGGCTGTCCTTCGCCGTCAGGGGCGTCCCCGCCCGGACCGTCCACCAGCGGCTTCTGGACAACGGCCTGGTCACCACCATCCTGCCCCCGGCTCAGCTGTTCATCGACATGGGCGTGGATGAGGTCGGTGGTGCCGTCACGATCTCGCTGAGCCCGTACACCACCCGCCACGACCTCGAGCACCTCACCCGGGTCGTCGCCTCCCTGGCCTAG
- the glfT1 gene encoding galactofuranosyltransferase GlfT1, with protein MIPMSTAPLSRSGTTAAVIVTHKRVELLRASLEKVVNQTHAVDWVIVVDNGCENEVKTLVAELAGERAVYLPSRTNLGGAGGFAYGFLTALALGADAIWCADDDGRPADELVLAALFDVAETHRLHEVSPVVCNIDDPDKLAFPLRQGLVWRRNRADLEGDFLPGIASLFNGALISARAMEIIGVPDYRLFIRGDEVEYHRRLVRSGLSFGTALTTAYLHPDGSDEFKPILGGKMHTQYPDNESKRYFTYRNRGYIMSQPGMRRLLPQEYARFGWFFLVQRRDPKGFFEWLRLHSQGRRERFTRPTTGR; from the coding sequence ATGATCCCCATGTCAACAGCCCCCCTGTCACGTTCCGGCACCACTGCTGCGGTGATCGTCACCCACAAGAGAGTCGAGCTGCTGCGCGCCTCCCTGGAGAAGGTGGTCAACCAGACACACGCGGTGGACTGGGTGATTGTGGTGGACAACGGCTGCGAGAACGAGGTCAAGACCCTCGTCGCGGAGCTGGCCGGTGAACGCGCCGTCTACCTGCCCAGCCGGACGAACCTGGGCGGCGCGGGCGGTTTCGCCTACGGTTTCCTCACGGCACTCGCGCTGGGAGCCGACGCCATCTGGTGCGCCGACGACGACGGCCGTCCCGCCGACGAGCTCGTCCTGGCCGCACTTTTCGACGTCGCCGAGACTCACCGTCTCCACGAGGTCTCGCCGGTCGTGTGCAACATCGACGACCCCGACAAGCTCGCGTTCCCGCTGCGGCAGGGCCTGGTGTGGCGCCGCAACCGCGCGGACCTGGAGGGGGATTTCCTCCCCGGCATTGCGAGCCTGTTCAACGGTGCACTGATCAGCGCACGGGCGATGGAGATCATCGGCGTCCCCGACTACCGCTTGTTCATCCGCGGCGACGAAGTCGAGTACCATCGCCGCTTGGTCCGTTCGGGGCTCTCCTTCGGTACGGCGCTGACCACGGCGTACCTGCACCCCGACGGCTCGGACGAGTTCAAGCCGATCCTGGGCGGAAAGATGCACACCCAGTACCCGGACAATGAGTCCAAGCGCTACTTCACCTACCGCAACCGCGGCTACATCATGAGCCAGCCCGGCATGCGCAGACTGCTGCCGCAGGAGTACGCCCGCTTCGGCTGGTTCTTCCTGGTGCAGCGTCGGGACCCGAAGGGGTTCTTCGAGTGGCTGCGCCTGCACAGTCAGGGCCGCAGGGAACGATTCACTCGCCCGACTACCGGAAGATGA
- a CDS encoding MoaD/ThiS family protein encodes MLDSVEIHYFAAARAAAGVGSESVTAATLGELLDDRAAHHRGTTDSGMSLREIFERCTFLVDGRNSDRATPLTGVTRVDVLPPFAGG; translated from the coding sequence ATGCTGGACAGCGTGGAAATCCATTACTTTGCCGCTGCCCGCGCCGCCGCAGGGGTCGGGAGCGAGAGCGTCACCGCAGCCACGCTCGGAGAGCTTCTCGACGACCGCGCGGCTCACCACCGGGGAACCACCGATTCCGGGATGTCCCTCAGGGAGATCTTCGAGCGTTGTACGTTCCTCGTCGACGGCCGGAACAGCGACCGCGCCACGCCCCTGACGGGCGTGACGCGGGTCGACGTGTTACCGCCCTTTGCCGGCGGCTGA
- a CDS encoding GtrA family protein, with amino-acid sequence MVTEVQPKEKGLRIQAIRFIISGGVSAIVDLGLTFILQVLLGAGPVLARSVGFIFGTITAYLINRRWTFQAEPSLSRFLQVAGLYTVTYFVNVGLHTVFYRLFSDWDWNNSVAVVVAFLIAQGTATVINFIVQRVFIFR; translated from the coding sequence GTGGTAACAGAGGTACAACCCAAGGAAAAGGGCCTGCGGATCCAGGCCATCCGATTCATCATCTCCGGCGGTGTCTCGGCGATCGTCGACCTCGGGCTGACGTTCATCCTCCAGGTGCTCCTGGGCGCCGGTCCGGTTCTGGCGCGTTCCGTCGGCTTCATCTTCGGCACCATCACCGCGTATCTGATCAACCGGCGCTGGACGTTCCAGGCGGAACCGTCACTGAGCCGATTTCTGCAGGTGGCCGGGCTCTATACGGTCACCTACTTCGTCAACGTCGGCCTGCACACCGTGTTCTACCGGTTGTTCAGCGACTGGGACTGGAACAACTCCGTGGCCGTGGTGGTGGCCTTCCTCATCGCCCAGGGCACCGCTACGGTGATCAACTTCATCGTCCAGCGGGTGTTCATCTTCCGGTAG
- the wzm gene encoding galactan export ABC transporter permease subunit Wzm/RfbD: protein MQEQSPFRNQQVEQQLRADVARMTAGVDTDPPVSRSKTFGAAWNDLVRGFRQHELWLQLGWQDIKQRYSRSTLGPLWITIATGVMALALGLLYSMLFQIPLADFLPHVTVGLIMWGFISGCIKDGAEIFIDNEGLIKQLPSALSVHVYRLVWRQALFLAHNLVIWLILMLMFPRDLGWEVLLAIPAMALLILNGVWVAMFFGIVATRYRDIAPLLEAMVQLLFYVTPIVWTTQTLKEQGGDIAQRALLAEINPLYHYMEIIRAPLIGQPLAAYHWWIVLACTAVGLILALLAMKQWRFRVSYWV from the coding sequence GTGCAGGAACAATCCCCCTTCCGAAACCAGCAAGTCGAGCAGCAGTTGCGTGCCGACGTCGCCCGTATGACAGCGGGCGTCGACACCGATCCCCCCGTCTCCAGGTCCAAGACCTTCGGCGCGGCATGGAATGACCTGGTCCGCGGATTCCGCCAGCACGAACTGTGGCTGCAGCTCGGCTGGCAGGACATCAAGCAGCGCTACAGTCGCTCCACCCTGGGTCCGCTGTGGATCACCATCGCCACCGGTGTGATGGCCCTCGCCCTCGGCCTGCTGTACTCGATGCTCTTCCAGATTCCGCTGGCAGACTTCCTGCCGCACGTCACGGTGGGCCTGATCATGTGGGGCTTCATCTCCGGCTGCATCAAGGACGGGGCGGAGATCTTCATCGACAACGAGGGCCTGATCAAACAGCTGCCCTCGGCACTGAGCGTGCACGTCTACCGGCTGGTGTGGCGCCAGGCACTGTTCCTCGCCCACAACCTGGTCATCTGGTTGATCCTCATGCTCATGTTCCCCCGGGACCTCGGCTGGGAGGTCCTGCTGGCCATCCCCGCGATGGCGCTGCTGATCCTCAACGGGGTGTGGGTGGCCATGTTCTTCGGTATCGTCGCCACCCGCTACCGCGACATCGCCCCGCTGCTGGAGGCCATGGTGCAGCTGCTCTTCTACGTCACCCCCATCGTGTGGACCACCCAGACGCTCAAAGAACAGGGCGGCGACATCGCCCAGCGTGCCCTGCTCGCGGAGATCAACCCGCTGTACCACTACATGGAGATCATCCGCGCGCCCCTCATCGGCCAACCACTGGCCGCCTACCACTGGTGGATCGTCCTGGCCTGCACAGCCGTAGGCCTCATCCTGGCGCTGCTGGCCATGAAGCAGTGGCGGTTCCGCGTCAGTTACTGGGTCTAG
- a CDS encoding molybdopterin molybdotransferase MoeA produces MRSPEDHLVAVREAVPPRRVVAVPLVDTPGRILARDIIAQHPSPRFDNSQMDGFALSAQQVSQAPAEFSVGETLAAGTDPDGPYPSGIGDRIVPIMTGAKVPRGTAAIVPVEACDPPSFPAPGAMIRVTTAPVPGQFIRAKGSDIAAGQPLLRAGTVLGPVAVGVLAGQNLADVEVLERARVIICTGGAEIGGTGTAGIPDANGPMLEALCERAGIEVVARLHTDDDPARLRADLAAAVESCSPTAVITSGGISAGKFEVVRRMLAGSGWFGHVDQQPGGPQGLASFQGVPVICLPGNPVSTLVSFRLFVAPVLGTAPETLTMPLAEDTPGLPTRDQFLRGRLTTRGAQPVGGAGSHLLAQALGADCLIRIPAPGGLVAGDHVQVHRL; encoded by the coding sequence ATGCGTTCTCCCGAAGATCACCTGGTCGCAGTCCGCGAGGCCGTTCCGCCCCGCCGGGTGGTCGCGGTCCCGCTTGTAGACACCCCCGGACGCATCCTCGCCCGCGACATCATCGCCCAGCACCCCTCACCGCGCTTCGACAACTCCCAGATGGACGGCTTCGCCCTGTCCGCACAACAGGTGAGTCAGGCCCCCGCCGAATTCAGCGTGGGCGAGACCCTGGCGGCGGGAACCGACCCGGACGGACCGTACCCTTCCGGCATCGGTGACCGGATCGTGCCGATCATGACCGGCGCGAAGGTCCCCCGGGGCACTGCCGCGATCGTCCCCGTGGAGGCCTGCGATCCGCCCTCGTTCCCCGCGCCGGGCGCCATGATCCGGGTCACCACCGCCCCCGTCCCCGGTCAGTTCATCAGGGCAAAGGGTTCGGACATCGCAGCAGGTCAGCCCCTCCTGCGCGCCGGAACGGTGCTCGGCCCGGTGGCAGTCGGGGTGCTGGCCGGGCAGAACCTGGCGGACGTGGAGGTCCTGGAGCGGGCCCGGGTGATCATCTGTACCGGGGGCGCGGAGATCGGCGGAACGGGCACCGCCGGTATCCCCGACGCCAACGGACCGATGCTCGAGGCACTGTGTGAGCGCGCCGGCATCGAGGTCGTCGCCCGGCTGCACACCGACGATGACCCGGCGCGCCTGCGCGCGGATCTGGCAGCCGCCGTGGAGTCATGTTCGCCGACGGCCGTCATCACCTCGGGAGGCATCTCCGCGGGCAAGTTCGAGGTGGTCCGCCGCATGTTGGCGGGCTCCGGCTGGTTCGGGCACGTGGACCAGCAACCGGGCGGTCCGCAGGGGTTGGCCTCGTTTCAGGGCGTGCCCGTGATCTGCCTGCCCGGAAACCCGGTGTCCACGCTGGTCAGCTTCCGTCTGTTTGTCGCCCCCGTGCTGGGGACCGCTCCCGAGACACTCACCATGCCGCTGGCGGAGGACACCCCGGGCCTGCCAACCCGGGACCAGTTCCTCCGGGGGCGGCTGACCACCCGCGGCGCACAACCGGTCGGCGGAGCAGGCTCGCACCTGCTCGCCCAGGCGCTCGGGGCGGACTGCCTGATCCGCATCCCCGCCCCCGGCGGGCTGGTCGCAGGCGACCACGTTCAGGTCCACCGGCTCTAA
- a CDS encoding NAD(P)H-quinone oxidoreductase — MKAIQLNNPEDPRSLALVETDTPKLRDGEVLVKVHAAGVNRGDLLQARGHYPPPPGASDIIGLECSGVIEDPGTTGRTIGEEVACLLAGGGYAEYVAVPEGQLMPIPEGYSLTEAASVVEAACTVWSNLGMLAGVQEGQTVLIHGGAGGIGTFAIQLCKQLGATVAVTAGSAEKLETCRELGADILINYREQDFSEELKGRCDVILDIIGAKYLRQNLRSLAADGQLIIIGLQGGVKTEINLGALLPRRLSVRGTTLRARSLAGKAEVVASTVEHVWPMLSDARITHHIHATLPLADAAKAHDLLDSGAVTGKIVLEV, encoded by the coding sequence ATGAAGGCGATTCAGCTGAACAATCCGGAAGATCCGCGCTCGCTCGCGCTCGTGGAGACCGACACCCCGAAGCTCAGGGACGGTGAAGTACTGGTGAAGGTGCACGCCGCCGGTGTGAACCGGGGCGACCTGCTGCAGGCGCGCGGGCACTACCCCCCGCCGCCGGGGGCGTCGGACATCATCGGCCTGGAGTGCTCCGGCGTCATCGAGGACCCGGGCACGACCGGCCGCACCATCGGCGAGGAGGTCGCCTGCCTGTTGGCTGGTGGCGGATACGCCGAGTATGTGGCGGTTCCGGAAGGTCAGCTCATGCCGATTCCTGAGGGCTACTCCCTGACGGAGGCCGCCAGCGTGGTGGAGGCGGCCTGCACGGTGTGGTCCAACCTGGGGATGCTCGCCGGTGTGCAGGAAGGTCAGACGGTGCTCATCCACGGCGGCGCGGGCGGCATAGGTACGTTCGCGATCCAGCTGTGCAAGCAGTTGGGCGCCACCGTCGCCGTGACCGCAGGCTCCGCGGAGAAGCTGGAGACGTGCCGCGAGCTGGGCGCCGACATCCTCATCAATTACCGGGAGCAGGACTTCTCCGAGGAGCTCAAGGGACGGTGTGACGTCATCCTCGATATCATCGGCGCGAAGTACCTGCGCCAGAACCTCCGCTCGCTGGCCGCGGACGGCCAGCTCATCATCATCGGCCTGCAGGGCGGCGTGAAGACCGAGATCAACCTCGGTGCCCTGCTGCCGCGCCGCCTCTCCGTCCGTGGCACGACCCTGCGCGCCCGCTCCCTGGCGGGCAAGGCGGAGGTCGTCGCCTCCACCGTCGAACACGTGTGGCCGATGCTTTCCGACGCCCGCATCACCCACCACATCCACGCCACCCTCCCGCTGGCGGACGCCGCAAAGGCCCATGACCTGCTCGATTCCGGGGCGGTCACCGGCAAGATCGTGCTGGAGGTCTAG
- a CDS encoding phage holin family protein has protein sequence MIGILRFLLNIVITAIALYLVTQFVPGVYVTPPDDPWAFIWVALLFIVVNAVVGPVLRLLGMPFTILTLGLFALVINAVLFLLAGWLSEALGLGLSVDGFVPALLGAIVMGIATWVMGLVLGTVGLKR, from the coding sequence ATGATCGGTATCCTGCGCTTCCTCCTGAACATCGTCATCACGGCCATTGCCCTCTATCTGGTCACGCAGTTCGTCCCGGGCGTGTATGTCACCCCGCCGGACGACCCCTGGGCATTCATCTGGGTGGCGCTGCTGTTCATCGTGGTCAACGCCGTGGTGGGCCCCGTCCTGCGACTGCTCGGAATGCCCTTCACCATCCTCACGCTGGGCCTGTTCGCGCTGGTCATCAACGCCGTTCTGTTCCTGCTCGCGGGCTGGCTCTCGGAAGCGCTCGGCCTGGGGCTGAGCGTGGACGGCTTCGTCCCCGCTCTGTTGGGCGCGATCGTCATGGGCATCGCGACGTGGGTGATGGGGCTCGTGCTGGGTACCGTCGGCCTCAAACGCTGA
- a CDS encoding ThiF family adenylyltransferase, with product MTSLSRYRRQISLPDFGVVGQEALSRSHVAVIGAGGLGSPALLYLAGAGVGRVTVIDDDAVDLSNLHRQVIHLDAGVGQPKAGSAAAAMNALNPEITVTAVTGRLTSSNALELLGDADVVLDGADNFDTRHLASWACARLGIPHVWASILGHDAQLSVFHAGHGPIYEDIYREPPAPGVVPNCAQAGVLGPVVGVVGSAMALEAIKLLTGLGRPLTGRLGVFSGLDGTWEYVPVVGTQATLEQVLADGPVTSPALPPVPEITELPYAPLLIDVREPHEFAGTRIPGALNVPLGTVLEGDWVPPAPESGRDVVIYCAGGIRSARAVRALAERGVTGPVSLAGGIDAWLERQG from the coding sequence ATGACCTCCCTCTCCCGCTACCGCCGGCAGATCTCACTGCCGGACTTCGGCGTCGTCGGACAGGAGGCACTCTCCCGCTCACACGTGGCCGTCATCGGCGCCGGCGGCCTCGGCTCCCCCGCCCTGCTCTACCTCGCGGGGGCAGGCGTCGGGCGCGTCACCGTCATTGACGACGACGCGGTCGACCTCTCCAACCTCCACCGCCAGGTCATCCACCTCGATGCCGGCGTAGGACAGCCCAAGGCCGGGTCCGCGGCCGCGGCGATGAACGCCCTCAACCCGGAGATCACCGTGACCGCGGTGACCGGGCGTCTGACCTCCTCCAACGCGCTGGAGCTCCTGGGCGATGCGGATGTCGTCCTGGACGGCGCCGACAACTTCGACACCCGCCACCTCGCTTCCTGGGCCTGCGCCCGGCTGGGCATCCCCCACGTCTGGGCCTCGATCCTCGGCCACGACGCCCAGCTCTCCGTCTTCCACGCCGGCCACGGACCCATCTACGAGGACATCTACCGTGAACCCCCCGCTCCGGGAGTGGTGCCCAACTGCGCACAGGCGGGTGTCCTCGGCCCGGTCGTCGGCGTCGTCGGCTCCGCCATGGCGTTGGAGGCCATCAAGCTGCTGACGGGACTGGGCAGGCCGCTGACCGGACGGCTCGGCGTCTTCTCCGGACTGGACGGCACGTGGGAGTACGTGCCGGTCGTGGGAACGCAGGCGACGCTTGAGCAGGTGCTCGCGGACGGCCCCGTCACCTCCCCGGCGCTTCCTCCGGTGCCCGAGATCACCGAGCTTCCCTACGCCCCCCTGCTCATCGACGTCCGCGAACCCCACGAGTTCGCCGGCACCCGCATCCCGGGCGCCCTCAACGTCCCCCTCGGCACCGTGCTCGAAGGCGACTGGGTTCCCCCGGCACCGGAGTCCGGCCGGGACGTGGTCATCTACTGCGCCGGCGGCATCCGTTCGGCCCGAGCGGTCCGGGCTCTCGCCGAACGCGGGGTGACCGGGCCAGTCAGCCTCGCCGGGGGCATCGACGCCTGGCTCGAACGGCAGGGCTGA
- the wzt gene encoding galactan export ABC transporter ATP-binding subunit Wzt/RfbE, with amino-acid sequence MVSIDTYNACVDFPIFDAKSRSMKKALLSTAGGAIGRNQDNTVVVEALKDINLHLREGDRVGLVGHNGAGKSTLLRLLSGIYEPTRGSADIRGRVAPVFDLGVGMDPEISGYENIIIRGLFLGQTRKQMKAKIDEIADFSELGEYLNMPLRTYSTGMRVRLALGVVTSIEPEILLLDEGIGAVDAAFMAKARVRLQELVERSGILVFASHSNDFLAQLCNSALWIDHGHVRKAGLVDEVVEAYEGKGAGDYVRSLLQRFDEEQ; translated from the coding sequence TTGGTTTCCATCGACACCTACAACGCCTGCGTCGACTTCCCCATTTTCGACGCCAAATCGCGTTCCATGAAGAAGGCCCTCCTGTCCACCGCGGGCGGTGCCATCGGCCGCAACCAGGACAACACCGTGGTCGTTGAAGCGCTCAAGGACATCAACCTGCATCTGCGTGAGGGCGACCGCGTCGGACTGGTCGGCCACAACGGCGCGGGTAAGTCGACGCTGCTGCGCCTGCTGTCCGGCATCTACGAGCCCACCCGCGGGTCCGCCGACATCCGCGGCCGCGTGGCCCCCGTCTTCGACCTCGGCGTCGGGATGGACCCGGAGATCTCCGGTTACGAGAACATCATCATCCGCGGCCTCTTCCTCGGGCAGACGCGCAAGCAGATGAAGGCGAAGATCGACGAAATCGCCGACTTCTCCGAACTCGGTGAATACCTGAACATGCCGCTGCGCACGTACTCCACCGGCATGCGCGTGCGCCTGGCGCTCGGCGTGGTCACCTCCATCGAGCCCGAGATCCTGCTTCTCGACGAAGGCATCGGCGCCGTCGACGCCGCCTTCATGGCCAAGGCCCGCGTCCGCCTGCAGGAACTGGTGGAGCGCTCGGGCATTCTGGTCTTCGCCTCCCACTCCAATGACTTCCTCGCCCAGCTGTGCAACTCCGCGCTGTGGATCGACCACGGCCATGTGCGCAAGGCCGGTCTTGTGGACGAGGTCGTGGAGGCCTACGAGGGCAAGGGCGCCGGCGACTACGTCCGCTCGCTGCTCCAGCGTTTCGACGAAGAGCAGTAA
- a CDS encoding molybdenum cofactor biosynthesis protein MoaE: protein MNTDPAYVAEQTGVVVSATMTETPLESLLADARAVTTTDAMGAVITFEGVVRDHDGGQRVSGLRYTAHPTAPEVIAVVAREVSNEHPAVRLWTAHRTGDLAIGELAFVVIAAAAHRRAAFSAAAELADRVKAEVPIWKEQELLHGASQWVGLE from the coding sequence ATGAACACTGATCCCGCATACGTCGCCGAACAGACCGGCGTCGTCGTCTCCGCGACCATGACCGAGACCCCCCTCGAGTCCCTGCTCGCCGACGCCCGCGCTGTCACCACCACCGACGCCATGGGCGCCGTGATCACCTTCGAGGGGGTGGTCCGCGACCATGACGGCGGGCAGCGGGTGTCCGGCCTGCGCTACACCGCGCACCCCACGGCCCCCGAGGTCATCGCCGTCGTGGCCCGGGAGGTGAGCAACGAGCACCCCGCCGTGCGCCTGTGGACGGCCCACCGCACCGGCGACCTGGCCATCGGTGAGCTGGCCTTCGTGGTCATCGCCGCCGCCGCGCACCGCCGTGCCGCCTTCTCCGCGGCCGCCGAGCTGGCGGACCGGGTGAAGGCCGAGGTGCCCATCTGGAAGGAACAGGAGCTTCTCCACGGCGCCTCCCAGTGGGTGGGCCTGGAATGA